In Erigeron canadensis isolate Cc75 chromosome 1, C_canadensis_v1, whole genome shotgun sequence, a single window of DNA contains:
- the LOC122608414 gene encoding eukaryotic translation initiation factor 4B2-like, with the protein MSKTWGKIGAWAAEAEQADAEEAAAAAAAAAAAPPQSYPSLKEAVNTNKGKKKTKMTLQEFTMAGTGTGIGSAARGLTPEEMMRLPTGPKERSAEEMQYGRSGGGFSSYGTGRNAGRPGSDGDGAWGNNRRSYSGFEDRGTGPRVSRVPEYDQQQPSRADEVDNWKMMKKTTSFDVNPRPNRLGQFSRADELDNWTVNKKPSVMPNTRSNTFGQGFRDSGGPEMDRWTRGMQVGSAPRDSEPTERRRLVLDPPKGESESLTGEIGVKSNNSNKPNPFGNARPREEILAEKGLDWKKVDLEIEAKKVSSRPTSSHSNSRPGSAQSGRSGEGFGAELQGVEKPKPKVNPFGDAKPREVLLQEKGVDYRKIDLDLERRRLNRSETEAEKNLKEEIENLKRECEKESVFNAEKGYNGNQSSLHNKILQLEGELEQLSRDLDDKLRFTQKPIERPGSGAGRVGPGFQERPGSGAGRVGPGFQDRPGSGAGRMGSGFHDRPGSGAGRVGMGFPERPGSGAGRVNSGFQERPGSGAGRVSFGYQDRPPSQSSSFDESRSVDFSERHWSRGDPWMRSGPPGDDRRGFGGGRDRGFLGNRELGRSNSRERW; encoded by the exons ATGTCGAAAACATGGGGGAAAATCGGCGCGTGGGCGGCGGAAGCCGAGCAAGCCGATGCAGAAGAAGCCGCAGCGGCGGCGGCAGCGGCCGCCGCAGCTCCGCCACAAAGTTATCCGAGCTTGAAGGAAGCAGTCAACACTAATAAAGGCAAGAAAAAGACGAAAATGACTTTACAGGAGTTTACGATGGCCGGAACCGGTACCGGAATCGGAAGCGCCGCTCGAGGATTGACGCCGGAGGAGATGATGAGGCTTCCTACCGGACCGAAGGAACGGTCGGCTGAGGAAATGCAGTACGGTCGTTCCGGTGGCGGTTTTTCGTCGTACGGTACTGGACGGAACGCCGGAAGACCCGGCAGTGATGGCGACGGCGCGTGGGGGAATAATAGGAGATCATATAGTGGATTTGAGGATAGAGGTACGGGTCCTAGGGTTTCTAGGGTTCCAGAATATGATCAACAACAGCCGTCTAGGGCTGATGAGGTTGATAAttggaaaatgatgaagaaaacgACGTCGTTTGATGTGAACCCTAGACCTAATCGTTTAGGACAGTTTTCTAGGGCTGATGAGCTTGATAATTGGACAGTTAATAAAAAACCTTCAGTAATGCCTAATACTAGATCTAATACATTTGGTCAGGGTTTTCGTGATTCCGGTGGGCCGGAAATGGACAGATGGACTAGAGGAATGCAAGTGGGATCGGCGCCTCGTGATTCCGAGCCGACAGAACGGCGTCGTTTGGTGTTGGATCCGCCTAAGGGTGAAAGTGAAAGCTTGACAGGTGAGATTGGTGTGAAgagtaataatagtaataaaccAAATCCTTTTGGGAATGCTAGACCTAGGGAAGAGATATTGGCTGAGAAAGGGTTAGATTGGAAGAAAGTGGATTTGGAAATCGAGGCTAAGAAAGTTAGCAGTAGGCCAACGAGTTCACATTCCAATAGTAGGCCAGGGAGTGCGCAGAGTGGGAGGTCGGGTGAGGGCTTTGGTGCTGAATTGCAGGGGGTAGAGAAGCCGAAACCGAAAGTGAATCCTTTTGGTGATGCTAAGCCTAGGGAAGTATTGCTTCAAGAGAAAGGTGTTGATTATCGAAAGATTGATTTGGACTTGGAGCGCCGAAGGCTTAACAG GTCTGAGACAGAAGCTGAAAAGAATTTGAAGGAAGAAATAGAAAATTTGAAGAGAGAGTGTGAGAAAGAATCTGTTTTTAATGCAGAAAAGGGATATAATGGAAATCAAAGCAGTCTACATAATAAAATACTTCAACTAGAAGGGGAACTGGAACAGTTGAGCCGTGATCTGGACGATAAACTGCGGTTTACTCAAAAACCCATTGAAAGGCCCGGTTCTGGAGCTGGAAGAGTGGGACCTGGGTTTCAAGAAAGACCAGGTTCTGGAGCAGGAAGAGTGGGCCCTGGGTTCCAAGATAGACCAGGTTCTGGAGCAGGAAGAATGGGTTCAGGATTTCATGACAGACCAGGTTCTGGGGCTGGAAGAGTCGGCATGGGCTTTCCAGAAAGACCAGGTTCTGGAGCTGGAAGAGTGAACTCTGGCTTTCAAGAAAGACCAGGTTCTGGAGCAGGAAGAGTGAGCTTTGGCTATCAAGATAGACCACCTTCGCAATCCAGTTCATTTGATGAGTCCAGAAGTGTCGATTTTTCTGAAAGGCATTGGTCCCGTGGAGATCCCTGGATGAGATCTGGACCACCCGGTGATGACAGAAGAGGTTTTGGTGGTGGAAGAGACAGAGGGTTTTTGGGAAACAGAGAACTTGGAAG GTCAAACTCAAGGgagagatggtga